A part of Marinobacter psychrophilus genomic DNA contains:
- the gltB gene encoding glutamate synthase large subunit — protein sequence MTTGLYQLGEFKDNCGFGLIAHTKGEASHQLLQTAIESLTCMTHRGGIAADGKTGDGCGLLLQSPDSFLRKVARAQFGKEPGDLFAVGQVFLSSEEGPATAAKAVLERRLCEQGLEVMGWRDVPVDTSCLGPMALDCMPRIEQVFVLPAGKPESEFGISLFVGRRFAERDLADDSEFYICSLSHRTLAYKGLMMPADLANFYRDLDDPDLQTAICVFHQRFSTNTMPRWPLAQPFRYLAHNGEINTIDGNRNWAIARAAKFSSPHLPDLKTLQPLVNLTGSDSSSMDNMLELLLAGGVDLFRAARMMVPPAWQNVDTMDADLRAFYEYNSMHMEPWDGPAGLVLTDGRYALCMLDRNGLRPARWVHTTNDFLTVASEIGTYGYKPDDVVAKGRVGPGQMLAIDTETGEILHTRDIDQRLKTAQPYKRWLRENALRVESTLHQDAPDFELLGSDELLVHQKMFNVSFEERDQVLRPLGENGQEAVGSMGDDTPMAVLSSKVRHLADYFRQKFAQVTNPPIDPLREAIVMSLETCLGAERNVFEEGAEHADRVILNTPVLSPAKFQRMLVNDRPGFAVASIALSYTPEEGLQQAIRRVCATAEQAVRDGKSQILLRDSGLQQGHLPVNALMATGAVHHHLVAQGLRCDSNIVVETGWARDPHHFAVLFGFGATAVYPYLAYQVLNDLIRTGEMLVDPVDAKNNYRKGINKGLLKILSKMGISTIASYRGAQLFEAIGLADEVADLCFKGVPCRIQGADFYDFQHDQEQLAKLAWKPRKPLSPGGILKYVHGQEYHAFNPDIVAKLQDAVTSGDYRHYQEYAGLVNHRPVATLRDLLGFREGIQPVDLAEVESVEQIFTRFDSAGMSLGALSPEAHEALAVAMNTLGGRSNSGEGGEDPARYGNEKRSKIKQVASGRFGVTAEYLRSADVMQIKIAQGAKPGEGGQLPGGKVNALIARLRYSVPGVTLISPPPHHDIYSIEDLAQLIFDLKQVNPQALVSVKLVSEPGVGTIAAGVVKAYADLITVSGYDGGTAASPLTSIRYAGSPWELGLAETQQALRANDLRGRVRLQTDGGIKTGLDVVKAAILGAESFAFGTSPMVALGCKFLRICHLNNCATGVATQNEHLRGEHFKGTVEMAMNFFRFVAEETREWMARLGVRSLQELVGRTDLLVRLPGDTERQRKLDLNRLLNNDQIPADKPQTCQVPRNEPFDKGTLAEKMLSDVRSAIDNKSGGAWSYRVTNCDRSIGARLSGEIAALHGNQRMADAPITLDLTGTAGQSFGVWNVAGLNLILEGDANDYVGKGMTGGKLVVYPPRGSVFEARETAIIGNTCLYGATGGNLFAAGTAGERFAVRNSGAHSVVEGAGDHCCEYMTGGLVTVLGQTGHNFGAGMTGGFAYVLDQDNTFVDKYNHELVEIQRISSESMEAYRNHLRSVIRGHIAETASEWGQQLLANFDDYIGRFWLVKPKAANLSSLLANTRARPE from the coding sequence ATGACAACTGGCTTGTACCAACTCGGTGAATTCAAAGATAACTGTGGCTTTGGCCTGATTGCTCACACCAAGGGCGAAGCCAGCCATCAATTGCTACAGACCGCCATTGAGTCGCTAACGTGTATGACTCACCGCGGCGGTATTGCTGCCGATGGTAAAACCGGCGATGGTTGCGGGCTGTTGTTGCAAAGCCCTGACAGTTTTCTCCGCAAGGTGGCCCGTGCGCAGTTTGGCAAAGAGCCGGGTGATCTGTTCGCTGTGGGCCAGGTGTTTCTGAGCTCCGAAGAAGGCCCGGCGACGGCCGCGAAGGCGGTTCTGGAAAGACGTCTGTGTGAGCAGGGGCTGGAGGTGATGGGATGGCGCGATGTGCCGGTCGATACTTCTTGCCTGGGCCCTATGGCGCTGGATTGTATGCCACGCATTGAACAAGTGTTTGTATTGCCTGCGGGTAAACCAGAAAGTGAATTTGGCATTAGTTTGTTTGTTGGCCGCCGTTTTGCCGAGCGTGATCTGGCTGATGACAGTGAATTCTATATTTGCAGTTTGTCGCACCGCACACTGGCCTATAAAGGCTTGATGATGCCTGCAGACCTGGCGAATTTCTATCGCGATCTGGACGACCCGGATCTGCAGACTGCCATTTGCGTTTTCCACCAGCGTTTTTCAACCAACACCATGCCGCGCTGGCCGCTGGCGCAGCCATTCCGTTATCTTGCCCACAACGGCGAGATCAATACCATTGATGGTAACCGGAATTGGGCGATTGCCCGTGCAGCCAAATTTAGCTCGCCGCACCTACCGGACCTGAAAACGCTGCAACCGCTGGTTAACCTGACCGGATCCGATTCCTCTAGCATGGACAACATGCTGGAATTGCTGCTGGCCGGGGGTGTCGATCTGTTCCGCGCTGCGCGGATGATGGTACCGCCGGCATGGCAAAACGTAGACACCATGGACGCAGACCTGCGCGCCTTTTACGAATACAACTCCATGCACATGGAACCTTGGGACGGCCCTGCCGGCTTGGTATTGACTGACGGTCGCTACGCTTTGTGTATGCTCGATCGCAACGGTCTGCGTCCGGCGCGCTGGGTACATACCACAAACGATTTTCTCACCGTCGCCTCGGAAATCGGTACCTACGGTTACAAGCCGGATGACGTAGTAGCCAAGGGTCGTGTTGGCCCCGGGCAGATGCTGGCCATTGACACAGAAACCGGCGAGATTCTTCACACCCGCGATATCGATCAACGTCTGAAAACGGCTCAGCCGTATAAACGTTGGCTGCGGGAAAACGCTCTGCGGGTAGAGTCGACTCTGCATCAGGACGCCCCGGATTTCGAGCTGCTTGGCTCGGACGAACTTTTGGTTCACCAAAAGATGTTTAACGTGTCATTTGAAGAGCGCGACCAGGTACTCCGTCCTCTGGGCGAAAACGGTCAGGAGGCAGTAGGTTCCATGGGCGACGATACGCCAATGGCCGTGCTGTCCAGTAAAGTGCGTCACTTGGCCGATTACTTCCGCCAAAAGTTCGCTCAGGTTACCAATCCTCCCATTGATCCGTTGCGTGAAGCCATCGTGATGTCGCTAGAAACGTGCCTGGGCGCCGAGCGCAATGTGTTCGAGGAAGGAGCTGAGCATGCCGACCGAGTGATTCTAAATACCCCGGTTCTGTCGCCGGCCAAATTCCAGCGTATGTTGGTGAATGACCGTCCCGGTTTTGCAGTCGCATCGATTGCGCTGAGCTATACCCCGGAAGAAGGTCTTCAGCAGGCAATCAGGCGGGTGTGCGCTACTGCAGAACAAGCAGTGCGTGATGGCAAATCGCAAATCCTTCTGCGTGACAGCGGCCTGCAACAGGGCCACCTGCCAGTCAACGCGCTCATGGCCACCGGTGCCGTGCACCATCATCTTGTCGCTCAGGGCTTACGCTGCGACTCCAACATTGTGGTAGAAACGGGCTGGGCGCGAGATCCTCACCATTTTGCGGTGCTGTTCGGTTTTGGCGCTACAGCGGTTTACCCATATCTGGCGTATCAGGTACTTAATGACCTGATTCGTACCGGCGAAATGCTGGTGGACCCTGTCGATGCCAAGAATAACTACCGCAAGGGTATTAACAAAGGCCTGTTGAAAATTCTATCTAAAATGGGTATTTCCACCATTGCCTCCTATCGCGGAGCCCAGCTGTTTGAGGCCATCGGTCTGGCCGATGAAGTGGCTGATCTGTGCTTCAAGGGCGTGCCCTGCCGGATTCAGGGCGCCGATTTCTATGACTTCCAGCACGATCAGGAGCAGCTGGCCAAGCTGGCGTGGAAGCCGCGCAAGCCACTATCACCGGGCGGCATTCTGAAGTACGTGCACGGTCAGGAATATCACGCCTTCAATCCGGATATTGTGGCCAAGTTGCAAGATGCCGTCACCAGTGGCGACTATCGCCATTATCAGGAGTACGCCGGGTTGGTTAATCATCGGCCGGTGGCTACCCTGCGGGACCTGCTCGGGTTTCGCGAAGGCATACAGCCGGTGGACTTAGCCGAAGTTGAGTCGGTAGAGCAGATTTTCACTCGATTTGATTCGGCGGGGATGTCCCTGGGTGCACTGTCGCCAGAGGCCCATGAGGCCCTGGCGGTGGCCATGAACACTCTGGGTGGACGCTCTAATTCCGGTGAGGGCGGCGAAGACCCGGCTCGCTATGGCAACGAAAAACGTTCAAAAATAAAGCAGGTAGCCTCAGGTCGTTTTGGCGTTACCGCTGAATATTTGCGCAGCGCCGACGTTATGCAGATTAAGATTGCCCAAGGCGCTAAGCCGGGTGAGGGTGGACAGCTTCCAGGCGGTAAAGTGAACGCGCTGATTGCTCGTTTGCGTTATTCGGTGCCGGGCGTAACGTTGATTTCGCCGCCACCACACCACGACATTTATTCTATCGAGGATTTGGCGCAGCTGATTTTTGATTTAAAGCAGGTTAATCCGCAAGCGTTAGTGTCGGTGAAGCTGGTGTCTGAGCCTGGTGTGGGCACTATCGCAGCGGGCGTTGTGAAAGCTTATGCGGATCTGATTACGGTGTCGGGTTACGACGGCGGTACGGCGGCAAGCCCATTGACGTCAATCCGCTACGCCGGTTCGCCCTGGGAACTGGGGCTGGCGGAAACTCAGCAGGCGCTGCGAGCCAATGATTTGCGTGGCAGAGTTCGCCTGCAAACCGACGGTGGCATAAAAACCGGTTTGGATGTGGTAAAGGCCGCCATTCTGGGTGCCGAGAGCTTCGCGTTTGGCACCTCGCCGATGGTAGCGCTGGGTTGTAAATTCCTGCGAATTTGCCACCTGAACAACTGTGCCACAGGTGTGGCAACCCAGAATGAGCATCTGCGTGGTGAACACTTCAAAGGCACGGTGGAAATGGCTATGAACTTCTTCCGGTTTGTAGCGGAAGAAACCCGTGAATGGATGGCACGGTTGGGAGTGCGCTCCTTGCAGGAGCTGGTCGGCCGCACAGACCTTTTGGTGCGTCTGCCGGGTGATACCGAGCGCCAGCGCAAACTGGACCTGAACCGCTTGTTAAACAACGATCAGATTCCAGCGGATAAACCGCAAACCTGCCAGGTTCCGCGCAATGAACCCTTTGATAAGGGTACGCTTGCGGAAAAAATGCTCAGCGACGTTCGCAGTGCCATCGATAACAAGAGCGGTGGTGCCTGGAGTTATCGAGTCACTAATTGTGACCGCTCTATTGGTGCGCGGCTGTCGGGTGAAATAGCCGCTCTGCATGGCAACCAACGTATGGCAGACGCCCCCATTACGCTGGATTTGACCGGTACGGCTGGTCAGAGCTTTGGTGTGTGGAACGTCGCCGGCCTGAACCTGATATTAGAAGGCGACGCCAACGATTATGTGGGCAAAGGCATGACCGGCGGCAAGCTGGTGGTTTACCCCCCCCGCGGCAGTGTTTTTGAGGCTCGGGAAACTGCGATTATCGGTAATACCTGTCTGTATGGTGCTACCGGCGGCAATTTGTTTGCGGCAGGTACGGCCGGCGAACGCTTTGCCGTGCGCAATTCCGGCGCCCATTCGGTGGTAGAAGGTGCCGGTGACCATTGTTGTGAATATATGACGGGCGGCCTGGTGACGGTGTTGGGTCAAACTGGACATAACTTTGGTGCAGGTATGACCGGTGGTTTTGCTTATGTGCTGGACCAAGACAATACCTTTGTTGATAAATACAACCATGAGCTTGTGGAGATACAGCGAATCTCCAGTGAAAGTATGGAAGCTTATCGCAACCACCTGCGCAGTGTTATTCGTGGACACATTGCGGAGACTGCCAGTGAGTGGGGTCAGCAACTGCTGGCGAATTTTGACGATTACATTGGCCGGTTCTGGCTGGTGAAGCCCAAGGCCGCAAACTTGAGCAGCCTGCTGGCCAATACCCGGGCGCGCCCGGAATAA